Proteins encoded in a region of the Quercus lobata isolate SW786 chromosome 8, ValleyOak3.0 Primary Assembly, whole genome shotgun sequence genome:
- the LOC115958597 gene encoding uncharacterized protein LOC115958597 isoform X1: MANDKIHGQDRGNQYDGEEYEDSSSSSSMSMEDSVSSSGVGSGASSSGSRENNESRREIGLTERLTDILVDQGDGDLLLQRSDREDRVLQWLQALDLQVMGACRADERLKPLLKMDASNGVAEDRLLAHLSQHFEPAEVGMLARCFCIPLVSIRVGKINKQGTLMCPNAIRGNLNLTVLPTSDLRLSFIGDDGQTERLFTGSSNSQCAAVAVDEIPADNSGRSFVIKVPGGRVFYFWFSEKSKLLGIDLLAKMKDLLKRKPSIAEFTGISESRLSCFATHLRAYLVSSTVGRSRASSSGSSIPPLDTTTELSDISQIGQFSSTSSKSLRSRHTGSQAVKTNTFYQGSLSPRSSSFKDGLPKCLSSLRSAAREKLRRRGDSHLSAVDNLTNTSTITVDTSSSNNSENEKLLETTRGLSFSPSSFLESLGSLGVPPALSPTSQVSYIGSPLFTPYYCWCPPRGSTLQCSAATQQLPTSSNELPSFPPLSCLLPASMPSSLLTSTPPFNLGEAPLNFPALLPDPLFRFPIQTSQQIPTFTPLMCDPIVHIPVIDVCSSGQGYLVSAGPAISTSITPLHPKLVNPLMSETDSMVEKGARETLRLLISGSTQTNPPMMDVLPAVLTNADQSRGILVTGSRGLYCGTRDVNVIANSFAAMGLVSLPGRSEGDNHDNKETQPVESSGSGGCCLDDVGTASCSDLREKDF, encoded by the exons ATGGCTAACGACAAGATCCACGGTCAAGATCGCGGGAACCAATACGACGGCGAGGAATACGAAGattcgtcgtcgtcgtcgtcgatGTCGATGGAGGACTCGGTTTCGTCGTCCGGTGTTGGATCCGGAGCGAGTTCGAGCGGTTCGCGGGAGAACAACGAGTCGAGGAGGGAGATTGGGCTGACGGAGCGTTTGACGGATATTCTCGTGGACCAAGGGGACGGAGATCTGTTGCTTCAGCGGAGCGATCGAGAGGACCGCGTTCTTCAATGGCTACAGGCTCTGGATTTGCAAGTGATGGGAGCTTGTCGCGCCGATGAGAGGTTGAAGCCGTTGTTGAAGATGGACGCTTCGAATGGCGTTGCCGAAGATCGCCTGCTGGCTCATTTGAGTCAG CATTTTGAGCCAGCAGAGGTTGGTATGTTAGCAAGGTGCTTCTGTATCCCTCTTGTTTCGATTCGCGTTGGAAAGATCAACAAGCAAGGGACTCTCATGTGCCCAAACGCTATAAG GGGAAATCTGAATCTTACAGTTTTGCCAACATCTGATCTGCGCCTCTCATTCATTGGGGATGATGGTCAGACGGAGAGGTTGTTTACTGGAAGTAGTAATTCCCAATGTGCTGCTGTGGCAGTGGATGAAATCCCAGCAGATAATTCTGGCCGTTCCTTTGTTATAAAAGTCCCAGGAGGCAGagttttttacttttggttCTCAGAGAAGTCAAAGCTCTTGGGAATTGATTTGCTTGCAAAG ATGAAGGATTTACTCAAAAGGAAACCTTCTATTGCTGAATTTACGGGAATCAGTGAGTCACGCCTTAGCTGCTTTGCAACTCATCTTCGTGCTTATCTTGTGAGTTCAACAGTGGGTAGATCACGAGCGAGTTCTTCAGGCTCATCAATTCCTCCTTTGGATACCACTACCGAACTGTCTGATATATCTCAGATTGGACAATTCTCATCAACGTCATCTAAATCTTTGCGTTCCCGGCACACTGGCAGTCAAGCAGTAAAAACAAATACCTTTTATCAGGGTAGCCTGAGCCCAAGATCAAGTTCCTTTAAAGATGGCCTGCCCAAATGCTTGTCTTCTTTAAGGAGTGCTGCCAGGGAAAAATTGCGCCGGAGAGGGGATAGCCATCTTTCAGCAGTTGACAATCTGACCAATACTTCAACAATAACAGTTGATACATCCTCTTCAAATAATTCCGAAAATGAGAAGCTACTGGAAACCACCAGGGGGTTGTCATTCTCCCCATCCAGTTTTCTAGAATCACTAGGGAGCTTGGGTGTTCCACCAGCTCTAAGCCCCACATCTCAAGTCTCTTACATAGGTTCACCCCTTTTCACCCCCTATTATTGTTGGTGCCCTCCTCGCGGATCAACTCTGCAATGCTCAGCAGCAACTCAACAACTTCCTACCTCATCCAATGAATTGCCATCCTTTCCCCCACTTTCTTGTTTATTACCTGCTTCTATGCCGTCCAGCTTGTTGACTTCCACACCGCCTTTCAATCTAGGTGAAGCTCCCTTGAATTTCCCAGCTTTGCTGCCAGACCCATTATTCCGGTTTCCAATACAAACTTCTCAGCAGATCCCAACCTTCACGCCTTTGATGTGTGACCCAATTGTTCACATTCCAGTTATTGATGTTTGCTCTTCAGGTCAAGGCTACCTTGTTAGTGCCGGTCCCGCGATTTCAACTTCCATCACTCCATTGCACCCAAAACTTGTGAACCCATTGATGTCTGAAACTGACTCCATGGTGGAAAAGGGTGCAAGAGAGACTCTGCGTTTGCTCATCAGTGGATCAACCCAGACTAACCCACCGATGATGGATGTATTGCCTGCTGTTCTAACAAATGCAGATCAAAGTCGAGGTATACTCGTTACTGGGAGCCGGGGTCTCTACTGTGGAACGAGAGATGTTAATGTCATTGCAAACAGCTTTGCTGCCATGGGTTTGGTGTCACTCCCTGGAAGATCTGAAGGAGACAATCATGATAATAAAGAAACACAGCCAGTGGAATCTAGTGGTTCAGGTGGATGTTGTTTAGATGACGTGGGAACCGCGTCTTGTTCAGATTTGAGGGAAAAAGATTTCTAA
- the LOC115958597 gene encoding uncharacterized protein LOC115958597 isoform X2, translating to MLARCFCIPLVSIRVGKINKQGTLMCPNAIRGNLNLTVLPTSDLRLSFIGDDGQTERLFTGSSNSQCAAVAVDEIPADNSGRSFVIKVPGGRVFYFWFSEKSKLLGIDLLAKMKDLLKRKPSIAEFTGISESRLSCFATHLRAYLVSSTVGRSRASSSGSSIPPLDTTTELSDISQIGQFSSTSSKSLRSRHTGSQAVKTNTFYQGSLSPRSSSFKDGLPKCLSSLRSAAREKLRRRGDSHLSAVDNLTNTSTITVDTSSSNNSENEKLLETTRGLSFSPSSFLESLGSLGVPPALSPTSQVSYIGSPLFTPYYCWCPPRGSTLQCSAATQQLPTSSNELPSFPPLSCLLPASMPSSLLTSTPPFNLGEAPLNFPALLPDPLFRFPIQTSQQIPTFTPLMCDPIVHIPVIDVCSSGQGYLVSAGPAISTSITPLHPKLVNPLMSETDSMVEKGARETLRLLISGSTQTNPPMMDVLPAVLTNADQSRGILVTGSRGLYCGTRDVNVIANSFAAMGLVSLPGRSEGDNHDNKETQPVESSGSGGCCLDDVGTASCSDLREKDF from the exons ATGTTAGCAAGGTGCTTCTGTATCCCTCTTGTTTCGATTCGCGTTGGAAAGATCAACAAGCAAGGGACTCTCATGTGCCCAAACGCTATAAG GGGAAATCTGAATCTTACAGTTTTGCCAACATCTGATCTGCGCCTCTCATTCATTGGGGATGATGGTCAGACGGAGAGGTTGTTTACTGGAAGTAGTAATTCCCAATGTGCTGCTGTGGCAGTGGATGAAATCCCAGCAGATAATTCTGGCCGTTCCTTTGTTATAAAAGTCCCAGGAGGCAGagttttttacttttggttCTCAGAGAAGTCAAAGCTCTTGGGAATTGATTTGCTTGCAAAG ATGAAGGATTTACTCAAAAGGAAACCTTCTATTGCTGAATTTACGGGAATCAGTGAGTCACGCCTTAGCTGCTTTGCAACTCATCTTCGTGCTTATCTTGTGAGTTCAACAGTGGGTAGATCACGAGCGAGTTCTTCAGGCTCATCAATTCCTCCTTTGGATACCACTACCGAACTGTCTGATATATCTCAGATTGGACAATTCTCATCAACGTCATCTAAATCTTTGCGTTCCCGGCACACTGGCAGTCAAGCAGTAAAAACAAATACCTTTTATCAGGGTAGCCTGAGCCCAAGATCAAGTTCCTTTAAAGATGGCCTGCCCAAATGCTTGTCTTCTTTAAGGAGTGCTGCCAGGGAAAAATTGCGCCGGAGAGGGGATAGCCATCTTTCAGCAGTTGACAATCTGACCAATACTTCAACAATAACAGTTGATACATCCTCTTCAAATAATTCCGAAAATGAGAAGCTACTGGAAACCACCAGGGGGTTGTCATTCTCCCCATCCAGTTTTCTAGAATCACTAGGGAGCTTGGGTGTTCCACCAGCTCTAAGCCCCACATCTCAAGTCTCTTACATAGGTTCACCCCTTTTCACCCCCTATTATTGTTGGTGCCCTCCTCGCGGATCAACTCTGCAATGCTCAGCAGCAACTCAACAACTTCCTACCTCATCCAATGAATTGCCATCCTTTCCCCCACTTTCTTGTTTATTACCTGCTTCTATGCCGTCCAGCTTGTTGACTTCCACACCGCCTTTCAATCTAGGTGAAGCTCCCTTGAATTTCCCAGCTTTGCTGCCAGACCCATTATTCCGGTTTCCAATACAAACTTCTCAGCAGATCCCAACCTTCACGCCTTTGATGTGTGACCCAATTGTTCACATTCCAGTTATTGATGTTTGCTCTTCAGGTCAAGGCTACCTTGTTAGTGCCGGTCCCGCGATTTCAACTTCCATCACTCCATTGCACCCAAAACTTGTGAACCCATTGATGTCTGAAACTGACTCCATGGTGGAAAAGGGTGCAAGAGAGACTCTGCGTTTGCTCATCAGTGGATCAACCCAGACTAACCCACCGATGATGGATGTATTGCCTGCTGTTCTAACAAATGCAGATCAAAGTCGAGGTATACTCGTTACTGGGAGCCGGGGTCTCTACTGTGGAACGAGAGATGTTAATGTCATTGCAAACAGCTTTGCTGCCATGGGTTTGGTGTCACTCCCTGGAAGATCTGAAGGAGACAATCATGATAATAAAGAAACACAGCCAGTGGAATCTAGTGGTTCAGGTGGATGTTGTTTAGATGACGTGGGAACCGCGTCTTGTTCAGATTTGAGGGAAAAAGATTTCTAA